One Nocardia farcinica genomic region harbors:
- a CDS encoding class I SAM-dependent methyltransferase — protein MASLVTKVLGTVAGQLGNPHGVLGKGVALMLNRTNRAMIAAAVDAAEVGPGDIAADVGFGGGVGLSMLLDRVGPDGSVVGVELSPDMLSRARSGYAREIAADRLTLREGSLTELPQPDRSLDALITVNTLYFVPELDRACPELARVLRPGGRAVVAVGDPTDMAKLPFTEHGFRLRPVAELRAALTAAGLTVEHIGRPRKPVGLHLLVGRRP, from the coding sequence ATGGCGTCGCTGGTCACGAAGGTTCTCGGTACGGTCGCCGGCCAGCTGGGCAACCCGCACGGGGTGCTCGGCAAGGGCGTGGCGCTCATGCTCAACCGCACCAACCGGGCGATGATCGCGGCCGCGGTGGACGCCGCCGAGGTCGGCCCTGGCGACATCGCCGCCGACGTCGGTTTCGGCGGGGGCGTCGGCCTGTCGATGCTGCTCGACCGGGTCGGCCCGGACGGCTCCGTGGTCGGTGTGGAACTCTCGCCGGACATGCTCTCGCGCGCCCGGTCGGGGTACGCCCGCGAGATCGCGGCGGACCGGCTGACCCTGCGCGAGGGTTCGCTCACCGAGCTGCCGCAGCCCGACCGCAGCCTGGACGCGCTCATCACGGTCAACACCCTCTACTTCGTGCCCGAACTCGACCGCGCCTGCCCCGAGCTGGCGCGGGTGCTGCGCCCGGGCGGGCGTGCGGTGGTCGCGGTCGGCGATCCCACCGACATGGCGAAGCTGCCCTTCACCGAGCACGGTTTCCGGTTGCGCCCGGTCGCCGAACTCCGGGCCGCGCTGACCGCCGCCGGTCTGACGGTCGAGCACATCGGGCGACCGCGCAAACCCGTCGGCCTGCACCTGCTCGTCGGCCGTCGGCCCTGA
- a CDS encoding cation:proton antiporter — translation MVAHETALALIQLGAVFFGLGLLGRVAARIGMSPIPLYLLGGLAFGTGGLVELHQVDEFIHLASEIGVVLLLLLLGLEYSASELVTGLRKSWAAGVLDFALNATPGVLVAFALGWGFTGAIAMAGVTYISSSGIVAKVLNDLGRLGNRETPVILSILVFEDLVMAGYLPVLTAVLAGVGFVAGLQTLGIALAAVTVVLVVALRYGRFVSLIVDSKDREIFLLKLLGSALLVAGIASAVQVSAAVGAFLLGIAISGSTAHNATKLLEPLRDLFAALFFVLFGLSTDPATIPPVLGWALLLAVVTTATKVATGWWAAQRAGASRLGRARAGTALVAHGEFSIVIAGLAVTAGAVPAEFAALATTYVLLMAVAGPVAARVVEPVMGLLARTSAKPAPASLSRLDEPDADGVAGQRQPVAQPQLLEDVRPVPVDRLDTDDESVGDPA, via the coding sequence GTGGTGGCACATGAGACCGCGCTGGCGTTGATCCAGCTGGGGGCGGTGTTCTTCGGGTTGGGGTTGCTCGGGCGGGTCGCGGCCCGGATCGGCATGTCGCCGATCCCGCTGTATCTGCTCGGCGGATTGGCATTCGGCACCGGTGGCCTGGTCGAACTGCACCAGGTGGACGAGTTCATCCACCTGGCCAGCGAGATCGGCGTCGTCCTGCTGCTGTTGCTGCTCGGACTGGAATACAGCGCGAGTGAACTGGTCACCGGCCTGCGCAAATCCTGGGCGGCCGGTGTGCTGGACTTCGCGCTCAACGCGACACCGGGGGTGCTGGTCGCCTTCGCGCTCGGGTGGGGTTTCACCGGCGCGATCGCGATGGCGGGCGTCACCTACATCTCTTCGTCCGGAATCGTCGCGAAGGTCCTCAACGATCTCGGTCGGCTCGGCAACCGCGAGACACCGGTCATCCTGTCGATCCTGGTGTTCGAGGACCTGGTGATGGCCGGGTATCTGCCGGTGCTGACGGCGGTGCTGGCCGGTGTCGGCTTCGTCGCCGGATTGCAGACGCTCGGTATCGCGCTGGCGGCGGTGACCGTGGTCCTGGTCGTGGCGCTGCGGTACGGGCGGTTCGTCTCGCTGATCGTGGACAGCAAGGACCGCGAGATCTTCCTGCTGAAACTGCTCGGCTCGGCGCTGCTGGTCGCCGGCATCGCCTCCGCGGTGCAGGTGTCGGCGGCGGTCGGCGCGTTCCTGCTCGGCATCGCGATCTCAGGGTCGACCGCGCACAACGCCACGAAACTGCTGGAACCGCTGCGTGACCTGTTCGCGGCTCTGTTCTTCGTGTTGTTCGGGTTGAGCACCGATCCGGCGACGATTCCGCCGGTCCTGGGCTGGGCGTTGCTGCTCGCGGTGGTCACCACGGCGACCAAGGTGGCGACCGGCTGGTGGGCGGCCCAGCGGGCGGGCGCCTCGCGCCTGGGCCGGGCCCGAGCGGGCACCGCGCTGGTCGCCCACGGCGAATTCTCCATCGTCATCGCGGGTCTCGCGGTGACGGCGGGCGCCGTCCCCGCCGAGTTCGCCGCGCTGGCGACGACATATGTGCTGCTCATGGCGGTCGCGGGTCCGGTGGCCGCACGCGTGGTGGAGCCGGTGATGGGGCTGCTCGCGCGCACATCGGCCAAGCCGGCGCCGGCGTCCCTGTCACGGCTCGATGAGCCCGACGCGGATGGCGTAGCGGGTCAACGCCAGCCGGTCGCGCAGCCCCAGCTTCTGGAGGATGTTCGCCCGGTGCCGGTCGACCGTCTTGACACTGATGACGAGAGTGTCGGCGATCCCGCGTGA
- the rpsE gene encoding 30S ribosomal protein S5, producing MPGRQRRDGGNGPAGQNSNGPEGRDNRRGGGDRRGGGDRRDNAAEKNQLERVVAINRVSKVVKGGRRFSFTALVIVGDGNGLVGVGYGKAKEVPAAIQKGVEEARKGFFRVPMIGSTITHPVQGEAAAGVVMLRPASPGTGVIAGGAARAVLECAGIHDILAKSLGSDNAINVVHATVAALKQLQRPEEVAARRGLPLEDVAPAGMLRARAQAAGGAR from the coding sequence ATGCCGGGACGTCAGCGGCGTGACGGCGGAAACGGACCCGCCGGACAGAACAGCAATGGCCCCGAGGGCCGTGACAACCGTCGTGGCGGCGGCGACCGCCGCGGTGGCGGTGACCGTCGGGACAACGCGGCCGAGAAGAACCAGCTCGAGCGCGTCGTCGCGATCAACCGTGTGTCGAAGGTCGTCAAGGGCGGCCGTCGCTTCAGCTTCACCGCGCTGGTGATCGTCGGCGACGGCAACGGCCTGGTCGGCGTCGGCTACGGCAAGGCCAAGGAAGTTCCCGCGGCCATCCAGAAGGGTGTCGAGGAAGCGCGCAAGGGCTTCTTCCGCGTCCCGATGATCGGCTCCACCATCACCCACCCGGTCCAGGGTGAGGCGGCCGCCGGTGTGGTCATGCTGCGTCCGGCTTCGCCGGGTACCGGTGTGATCGCCGGTGGTGCGGCGCGCGCCGTGCTGGAGTGCGCCGGTATCCATGACATCCTGGCGAAGTCGCTCGGCAGCGACAACGCCATCAACGTCGTGCACGCGACCGTTGCGGCTCTCAAGCAGCTGCAGCGCCCCGAAGAGGTGGCGGCCCGCCGTGGCCTGCCGCTCGAGGACGTCGCTCCTGCGGGCATGCTGCGTGCGCGCGCTCAGGCGGCTGGAGGTGCCAGGTAA
- a CDS encoding MerR family transcriptional regulator, protein MAELSIGELAARFGLATHVLRHWEDAGLLTPRRDAGGRRRYRADDVERVGVILIGKSVGFSLDEIRELFARVADRSGRRRLLQAQHARLTEHIARAEAARAAIEHALDCTAEDVRTCPHFRTALTAALPADPGQK, encoded by the coding sequence GTGGCGGAGTTGTCGATCGGGGAACTCGCGGCGCGCTTCGGTCTGGCGACCCATGTGCTGCGGCACTGGGAGGACGCGGGCCTGCTGACCCCGCGCCGGGACGCGGGCGGGCGGCGCCGCTACCGAGCCGACGACGTCGAGCGCGTCGGGGTCATCCTGATCGGAAAATCCGTCGGCTTCTCCCTCGACGAGATCCGCGAGCTGTTCGCCCGGGTCGCCGACCGGTCCGGCCGCCGCAGGCTGCTCCAGGCCCAGCACGCCCGGCTCACCGAGCACATCGCCCGCGCCGAGGCCGCCCGCGCCGCCATCGAACACGCCCTCGACTGCACCGCCGAGGACGTCCGCACCTGCCCGCACTTCCGCACCGCCCTCACCGCCGCCCTCCCAGCGGACCCGGGTCAGAAGTAG
- a CDS encoding class I SAM-dependent methyltransferase: MNTFLDPAASTAYDRRATRLLTRFYDRVAAEVDAPPGARLLDVGTGPGRLLARIARRRPDLVLAGADLSPHMIELATRRAPGARLAVADVADLPFPDGSLDYVVSTLSMHEWPDLPAAAAELARVLAPGGRLVVYDFRFVRTAPALTALRSVFGTVERAPLSWFSLFTRITARPGGA, encoded by the coding sequence ATGAACACCTTCCTCGACCCGGCCGCGAGCACCGCCTACGACCGCCGGGCGACCCGGCTGCTCACCCGCTTCTACGACCGCGTCGCCGCCGAGGTGGACGCGCCACCCGGCGCCCGGCTGCTGGATGTGGGGACCGGACCCGGGCGGCTGCTGGCCCGCATCGCGCGCCGCCGCCCCGACCTCGTCCTCGCCGGCGCCGACCTCTCCCCACACATGATCGAGCTCGCCACCCGACGCGCCCCGGGCGCCCGGCTGGCCGTCGCGGACGTGGCGGACCTGCCGTTTCCCGACGGCAGCCTCGACTACGTGGTCTCGACGCTGTCGATGCACGAATGGCCGGATCTGCCCGCGGCGGCGGCCGAACTCGCGCGCGTGCTCGCCCCGGGCGGACGCCTGGTCGTCTACGACTTCCGGTTCGTCCGCACCGCACCGGCCCTGACCGCCCTGCGATCGGTGTTCGGCACGGTCGAGCGCGCGCCGCTGTCGTGGTTCAGCCTGTTCACGCGGATCACCGCGCGCCCCGGCGGCGCCTAG
- a CDS encoding ArsB/NhaD family transporter: MHQLLALTIFAAAFWCIATERFDKVATVLVAAALMALTGVIPGDEVFYDPHAGIDWNVVFLLLGMMIIVGVVKQTGLFDCLAIWAAKRSRGDPFRLMVLLMTITAVASPILDNVTIILLIAPVTIVVCDRLRLPAQPFLIAEVLAANIGGAATLVGDPPNIIIGSRAGLSFNDFLIHMAPAVAVIFALFVVFTRFLFRAHLRDRAADVTAVLALEERHAITDPRLLRRSLLVLAGVVVGFGLHTVVHVAPSIVALLGAGAMLLVADLEVGTVLREVEWGTLVFFMGLFVIVAGLIHTGVVDRLAAVAVGAFGDDPVLSSAALVFGSAIAGAFIDNIPYTTTVAPVVEELVAQAPDHATGQALWWSFAFGADFSGNGTAVAAGANVVALGIARRAGHPITFWQFTKYGVVVTALSTTLAWLYVWVRYF, from the coding sequence ATGCACCAACTCCTGGCGCTGACGATCTTCGCGGCGGCGTTCTGGTGCATTGCCACCGAGCGGTTCGACAAGGTCGCGACCGTACTCGTCGCGGCGGCCCTGATGGCTCTCACCGGGGTGATCCCCGGCGACGAGGTCTTCTACGACCCGCACGCGGGTATCGACTGGAACGTCGTGTTCCTGCTGCTGGGCATGATGATCATCGTCGGCGTGGTGAAGCAGACCGGATTGTTCGACTGCCTGGCGATCTGGGCCGCCAAACGCTCTCGCGGCGATCCGTTCCGGCTGATGGTGCTGCTGATGACCATCACCGCGGTCGCCTCGCCGATCCTGGACAACGTCACCATCATCCTGCTGATCGCACCGGTCACCATCGTGGTGTGTGATCGGCTGCGGCTGCCCGCGCAGCCGTTCCTCATCGCCGAGGTGCTCGCCGCCAACATCGGCGGCGCCGCGACCCTGGTCGGCGATCCGCCCAACATCATCATCGGCAGCCGGGCGGGCCTGAGCTTCAACGACTTCCTGATCCACATGGCGCCCGCCGTCGCGGTGATCTTCGCGTTGTTCGTCGTGTTCACGCGGTTCCTGTTCCGCGCGCACCTGCGGGACCGCGCGGCCGACGTGACCGCCGTGCTCGCGCTCGAGGAACGACACGCGATCACCGATCCGCGGCTGCTGCGCCGGTCGCTGCTCGTGCTCGCCGGTGTCGTGGTCGGCTTCGGGCTGCACACCGTGGTGCACGTGGCGCCCTCGATCGTGGCGCTGCTCGGCGCGGGAGCGATGCTGCTGGTCGCCGACCTGGAGGTCGGCACGGTGCTGCGTGAGGTGGAGTGGGGCACCCTGGTGTTCTTCATGGGCCTGTTCGTGATCGTCGCCGGGCTGATCCACACCGGCGTCGTCGATCGGCTGGCGGCCGTCGCGGTCGGCGCTTTCGGAGACGACCCGGTGCTGTCCTCGGCGGCGCTGGTGTTCGGGTCGGCCATCGCGGGCGCATTCATCGACAACATCCCCTACACCACCACGGTGGCGCCGGTGGTGGAGGAACTGGTCGCGCAGGCGCCCGACCACGCCACCGGGCAGGCGCTGTGGTGGTCGTTCGCGTTCGGCGCGGATTTCTCCGGCAACGGGACGGCGGTCGCGGCGGGCGCCAACGTCGTCGCACTGGGGATCGCCCGCCGCGCCGGGCATCCCATCACGTTCTGGCAGTTCACCAAGTACGGCGTGGTCGTCACCGCGCTGTCGACCACGCTCGCCTGGCTGTACGTGTGGGTGCGCTACTTCTGA
- a CDS encoding DUF4352 domain-containing protein: MIALTAICLWGTGCGGTAAGGDSGPEELPIPARSTLPVRDGALEFVVTRVEFGATHLGGPVTGADATGRFAVARVEVTNTGDEPVTFDYAHQQLIDSRGAARTPDLPGSMSLNGEFRHDYNPGVGTTLQLAFDLPADTTPATLVLRAAPASPGAAIALR, translated from the coding sequence GTGATCGCGCTGACCGCGATCTGCCTGTGGGGCACCGGCTGCGGCGGCACGGCCGCGGGCGGCGACAGCGGCCCCGAGGAGCTGCCGATCCCGGCGCGCAGCACCCTGCCCGTCCGCGACGGCGCGCTCGAATTCGTCGTGACCCGCGTGGAATTCGGCGCCACCCACCTCGGCGGCCCCGTCACCGGCGCGGACGCCACGGGCCGGTTCGCGGTCGCCCGCGTGGAGGTGACCAACACCGGCGACGAGCCGGTCACCTTCGACTACGCGCACCAGCAGCTGATCGACAGCCGCGGTGCCGCCCGCACCCCCGACCTGCCCGGCAGCATGTCCCTCAACGGCGAGTTCCGCCACGACTACAACCCCGGCGTCGGCACCACCCTCCAACTGGCCTTCGACCTCCCCGCCGACACCACCCCCGCCACCCTCGTCCTCCGTGCAGCCCCCGCCTCCCCGGGAGCGGCGATCGCCTTACGGTGA
- a CDS encoding Uma2 family endonuclease, whose amino-acid sequence MPSPPSGPPDLPEYLTWDELEQLPDEIASRIELWDGRVVWLRRGPAEHQAFTFALTAALKRCTKEAHTHRPDECWRADFETNVFFGSTGKNDFVTPDFLVYRCPDAPYQDIRAKDVLIVGEVLSPSNTPSDIEDKKARYAKAQIPWYWEVVLDRERSAIRYVHAYALEAGHGRLPAGVRPLYPANYLLVGRWPADATPGIDLDVPFPIRIPWSELEF is encoded by the coding sequence ATGCCGAGCCCACCGTCCGGCCCGCCGGACCTCCCCGAGTACCTCACGTGGGACGAGCTCGAGCAACTGCCGGACGAGATCGCCAGCCGGATCGAACTCTGGGACGGCCGCGTGGTCTGGCTCCGGAGGGGGCCCGCCGAGCATCAGGCGTTCACCTTCGCGTTGACGGCCGCGCTGAAACGGTGCACGAAGGAAGCGCACACGCATCGTCCGGACGAATGCTGGCGTGCGGACTTCGAGACGAACGTCTTCTTCGGCTCGACCGGCAAGAACGACTTCGTCACGCCGGACTTCCTGGTCTACCGGTGTCCGGACGCGCCCTACCAGGACATTCGCGCCAAGGATGTGCTGATCGTGGGTGAGGTGCTTTCCCCGTCGAACACCCCGTCCGACATCGAGGACAAGAAGGCGCGCTACGCGAAGGCGCAGATCCCGTGGTACTGGGAGGTGGTGTTGGACCGCGAGCGCAGCGCTATCCGCTACGTCCATGCCTACGCGTTGGAAGCCGGGCACGGGCGCCTGCCCGCCGGCGTCCGTCCGTTGTATCCGGCCAACTACCTGTTGGTGGGCAGGTGGCCGGCCGACGCCACGCCGGGCATCGACCTGGATGTCCCGTTCCCGATCCGGATTCCGTGGTCGGAACTCGAATTCTGA
- the rplX gene encoding 50S ribosomal protein L24, translating into MKVHKGDTVLVISGKDKGAKGKVIQAYPKENRVLVEGVNRIKKHVANSANQRGASSGGIVTQEAPIHVSNVMVVDSDGKPTRIGYRTDENGKRVRISRRNGKDI; encoded by the coding sequence ATGAAGGTGCACAAGGGCGACACCGTGCTCGTCATCTCGGGTAAGGACAAGGGCGCCAAGGGCAAGGTCATCCAGGCCTACCCCAAGGAGAACCGGGTCCTCGTCGAGGGCGTGAACCGTATCAAGAAGCACGTCGCGAACTCCGCCAACCAGCGCGGCGCCTCCTCCGGCGGCATCGTGACCCAGGAGGCCCCCATCCACGTGTCCAACGTGATGGTCGTCGACTCCGACGGCAAGCCGACCCGCATCGGCTACCGGACCGACGAGAACGGCAAGCGGGTCCGCATCTCCCGTCGCAACGGGAAGGACATCTGA
- a CDS encoding type Z 30S ribosomal protein S14, whose amino-acid sequence MAKKALVNKANRKPKFAVRAYTRCQRCGRPHAVYRKFGLCRVCLRDMAHKGELPGVHKSSW is encoded by the coding sequence ATGGCGAAGAAAGCTCTGGTCAACAAGGCCAACCGGAAGCCGAAGTTCGCGGTCCGCGCCTACACCCGCTGCCAGCGCTGCGGCCGTCCGCACGCGGTCTACCGCAAGTTCGGCCTGTGCCGCGTCTGCCTGCGCGACATGGCGCACAAGGGCGAGCTCCCCGGCGTCCACAAGAGCTCCTGGTGA
- the rplF gene encoding 50S ribosomal protein L6, with amino-acid sequence MSRIGKKPIAVPSGVEITIDGQHVSVKGPKGTLTHTVAEPITVTRGEDGQLEVARPNDERRNRSLHGLTRTLIANMIEGVTKGYEKKMEIFGVGYRVQAKGSNLEFALGYSHPVPVEAPEGITFAVESPTKFSVSGIDKQKVGQISAVIHGLRKPDPYKGKGIRYAGEVVRRKVGKTGK; translated from the coding sequence ATGTCGCGTATTGGTAAGAAGCCCATCGCAGTCCCGTCGGGCGTCGAGATCACCATCGACGGCCAGCACGTGTCGGTGAAGGGGCCCAAGGGCACCCTGACCCACACCGTCGCGGAGCCGATCACCGTCACCCGTGGCGAGGACGGCCAGCTCGAGGTCGCCCGCCCCAACGACGAGCGCCGCAACCGCTCGCTGCACGGCCTGACCCGCACCCTGATCGCCAACATGATCGAGGGCGTCACCAAGGGCTACGAGAAGAAGATGGAAATCTTCGGCGTCGGTTACCGCGTGCAGGCCAAGGGCTCGAACCTGGAGTTCGCGCTCGGCTACAGCCACCCGGTGCCGGTCGAGGCCCCCGAGGGCATCACCTTCGCGGTGGAATCGCCCACCAAGTTCTCCGTGTCCGGAATCGACAAGCAGAAGGTCGGCCAGATTTCGGCGGTCATCCACGGTCTGCGCAAGCCCGACCCGTACAAGGGCAAGGGCATCCGCTACGCAGGCGAGGTCGTTCGCCGCAAGGTCGGAAAGACGGGTAAGTGA
- the rpsH gene encoding 30S ribosomal protein S8, which produces MTMTDPIADFLTRLRNANSAYHDQVKAPHSKLKANIAEILKREGYIADYRTEDAQVGKTLVVDLKYGPSRERSLAGVRRVSKPGLRVYAKSTNLPKVLGGLGVAIISTSQGLLTDKQAAKQGVGGEVLAYVW; this is translated from the coding sequence ATGACCATGACCGATCCGATCGCAGACTTCCTGACCCGTCTGCGCAACGCCAACTCGGCGTACCACGATCAGGTGAAGGCTCCGCACTCGAAGCTCAAGGCGAACATCGCCGAGATCCTCAAGCGCGAGGGCTACATCGCCGACTACCGGACCGAGGATGCCCAGGTGGGCAAGACGCTCGTCGTCGACCTCAAGTACGGCCCCAGCCGTGAGCGCAGCCTCGCCGGCGTGCGCCGCGTGTCCAAGCCCGGTCTGCGTGTGTACGCGAAATCCACCAACCTGCCCAAGGTCCTGGGCGGCCTCGGCGTGGCGATCATCTCCACGTCCCAGGGTCTGCTCACCGACAAGCAGGCGGCCAAGCAGGGCGTGGGCGGCGAAGTCCTCGCTTACGTCTGGTAA
- the rplN gene encoding 50S ribosomal protein L14 has product MIQQESRLRVADNTGAKEILCIRVLGGSSRRYAGIGDVIVATVKDAIPGGNVKRGDVVKAVVVRTVKERRRPDGSYIKFDENAAVLIKADNDPRGTRIFGPVGRELRDKKFMKIVSLAPEVL; this is encoded by the coding sequence GTGATTCAGCAGGAGTCGCGACTGCGCGTCGCCGACAACACGGGTGCGAAGGAAATCCTCTGCATCCGCGTTCTCGGTGGTTCGTCGCGTCGCTATGCCGGTATCGGCGACGTCATCGTCGCCACTGTGAAGGACGCCATCCCCGGCGGCAACGTCAAGCGGGGTGACGTGGTGAAGGCCGTCGTCGTGCGCACCGTCAAGGAGCGCCGCCGTCCGGACGGTTCCTACATCAAGTTCGACGAGAACGCCGCCGTGCTCATCAAGGCGGACAACGATCCGCGCGGCACCCGCATCTTCGGCCCGGTCGGCCGCGAGCTGCGCGACAAGAAGTTCATGAAGATCGTCTCGCTGGCCCCGGAGGTGCTCTGA
- a CDS encoding sensor histidine kinase: MQAAVRALGRFRRHTRTPADTLFRRIFLINGLVFTVGTLVLALSPATVSARVRLAEIPVLVVGLAVILAANAVLLRTSLAPLDTLIASMRRVDPLRRSGRLDAPVHGDLAQLIEAFNAMVDRLESERTTASASALAAQEGERRRIARELHDEIGQSLTVALLSMKRAIDKAPGPAGEELRGAQETVRACLDEVRGIARRLRPDVLDDLGLASALNALCAEVAATAGIEVTREIDRALPRLGPDVELVCYRVAQEALTNVVRHAVAHRALLRLHASADLIELRVRDDGRGGVTTDGAGIRGMRERALLVDATLTIDSPPGGGTDIALAIPRTDQGSRS; encoded by the coding sequence ATGCAGGCTGCGGTGCGCGCGCTCGGCCGCTTCCGGCGGCACACCCGGACCCCCGCCGACACACTGTTCCGGCGGATCTTCCTGATCAACGGCCTGGTGTTCACGGTGGGCACGCTCGTGCTGGCGCTCTCCCCGGCGACGGTGTCCGCGCGGGTGCGGCTGGCCGAGATCCCGGTGCTCGTCGTCGGGCTCGCGGTGATCCTGGCCGCGAACGCGGTGTTGCTGCGCACCAGCCTCGCCCCGCTGGACACGCTGATCGCGTCCATGCGCCGGGTCGACCCGCTGCGGCGCAGCGGACGGCTCGACGCCCCCGTGCACGGTGACCTCGCCCAGCTGATCGAGGCCTTCAACGCGATGGTGGACCGGCTGGAATCCGAGCGCACCACCGCCAGCGCCTCCGCCCTGGCGGCCCAGGAGGGCGAGCGCCGCCGCATCGCCCGCGAACTGCACGACGAGATCGGGCAGAGCCTCACCGTCGCGTTGCTGTCGATGAAGCGCGCCATCGACAAAGCGCCAGGCCCGGCGGGCGAGGAGCTGCGCGGGGCGCAGGAGACGGTGCGGGCCTGCCTGGACGAAGTGCGGGGCATCGCCCGCCGGTTGCGCCCGGACGTGCTCGACGATCTCGGCCTGGCCAGCGCGCTCAACGCCCTGTGCGCCGAGGTGGCGGCCACCGCGGGCATCGAGGTGACCCGCGAGATCGATCGAGCACTGCCCCGGCTCGGCCCGGACGTCGAGCTGGTCTGCTACCGGGTCGCGCAGGAAGCGCTGACCAACGTGGTCCGCCATGCCGTGGCCCACCGCGCCCTGCTGCGCCTGCACGCCAGCGCCGACCTGATCGAACTGCGGGTCCGCGACGACGGCCGCGGCGGAGTGACCACCGACGGCGCGGGCATCCGCGGGATGCGCGAGCGTGCCCTGCTCGTGGACGCCACACTCACCATCGACTCGCCGCCGGGCGGAGGCACCGACATCGCCCTGGCGATCCCGCGCACCGACCAAGGGAGTCGTTCATGA
- the rplE gene encoding 50S ribosomal protein L5, which produces MTTTEKIQPRLKVRYREEIKDALAKEFNYANVMQIPGVVKVVVNMGVGDAARDAKLINGAVEDLALITGQKPQIRKATKSIAQFKLREGMPIGAKVTLRGDRMWEFLDRLVSIALPRIRDFRGLSPKQFDGNGNYTFGLSEQSMFHEIDVDKIDRPRGMDITVVTTATNNEEGRALLKHLGFPFKEN; this is translated from the coding sequence ATGACCACCACCGAGAAGATCCAGCCGCGCCTCAAGGTCCGCTACCGCGAGGAGATCAAGGACGCGCTTGCGAAAGAGTTCAACTACGCCAACGTGATGCAGATCCCGGGCGTGGTGAAGGTCGTCGTGAACATGGGTGTCGGTGACGCCGCCCGCGACGCCAAGCTGATCAACGGCGCCGTCGAGGACCTGGCCCTGATCACCGGCCAGAAGCCGCAGATCCGCAAGGCCACCAAGTCCATCGCGCAGTTCAAGCTGCGTGAGGGCATGCCGATCGGCGCCAAGGTCACCCTGCGTGGCGACCGGATGTGGGAGTTCCTGGACCGCCTGGTGTCCATCGCGCTGCCCCGTATCCGCGACTTCCGCGGTCTGTCGCCGAAGCAGTTCGACGGCAACGGCAACTACACGTTCGGTCTGAGCGAGCAGTCGATGTTCCACGAGATCGACGTGGACAAGATCGACCGTCCGCGCGGTATGGACATCACCGTGGTCACCACCGCGACCAACAACGAAGAAGGCCGTGCCCTGCTCAAGCACCTCGGCTTCCCGTTCAAGGAGAACTGA
- the rplR gene encoding 50S ribosomal protein L18: MAQTENQKSKRIPLGKDVSTQRRLSKARRHFRLRKKIAGTTERPRLVVHRSSRHLHAQLVDDTVGKTIAAASSIEPDVRAVEGDKTAKGKKVGELIAARAKAAGVEAVVFDRGGHDYHGRIAALADAAREGGLKF; the protein is encoded by the coding sequence ATGGCGCAAACCGAAAACCAGAAGTCCAAGCGCATTCCGCTGGGCAAGGACGTCTCCACCCAGCGCCGTCTGTCGAAGGCGCGCCGCCACTTCCGCCTGCGCAAGAAGATCGCCGGCACCACCGAGCGTCCGCGCCTGGTGGTCCACCGCTCCTCGCGGCATTTGCACGCGCAGCTGGTGGACGACACGGTCGGCAAGACCATCGCCGCCGCCTCCTCGATCGAGCCCGATGTGCGGGCCGTCGAGGGCGACAAGACCGCCAAGGGCAAGAAGGTCGGCGAGCTGATCGCCGCCCGCGCCAAGGCGGCCGGTGTCGAGGCCGTCGTGTTCGACCGTGGTGGTCACGACTACCACGGCCGCATCGCGGCGCTGGCCGATGCCGCTCGTGAAGGCGGGTTGAAGTTCTGA